The following coding sequences are from one Streptomyces sp. NBC_01232 window:
- a CDS encoding diacylglycerol kinase family protein gives MSYAHSAGTRSGRLLLLLPLQAVSLAGLGLLVTGPLAGRWPLSAEDGVNRALADRREAVATALSDGMSLLAGTESIVALTLVAVLALLLVPRIARWREAAFLAGAVAAQSAVFLLVTLLVGRARPDVPHLDAAPPTSSFPSGHVGASTALFGGLAVLAAGRLRGGRRGLVVGMLLLVPLAVAASRVYRGMHHPSDVVAGLLNGVCTLLVMTYALLRSAPGGSTPAGLPAPRTRPDGAAPDLMPDVTTGKAPQAAAVRAGPRRAVVVRHPHACGDGTAARVRALLHRHGYPGTDQTWTATTAEEPAGALAAHVAEADTALVVVCGGDGTVRACADVLSGSGIPLAIVPCGTGNLLARNLRLPSDPDTALRAALTGTAVGLDVGRIHGDGLAPTRFTVMAGAGFDAAMVRDASARLKQRLGWPAYVLSALRHLGDPRMRLSVRLDGAAPLERRARMVVIGNVGSLQGGLPLLPDARPDSGRLEVVLLDPRGVAGWLAAAGHLLARSGSRAAGQRPGARPDRRAAGGALEYFSAERIELRFARPQPRELDGDAFAAGTRLTAHVEPGALRVCLPGRAPVGPAGATGVTAVTGAAEQTGAPEETQPAARATAPGIRPDGVH, from the coding sequence ATGAGCTACGCACACAGCGCAGGCACGAGATCCGGCCGCCTCCTGCTGCTGCTTCCCCTGCAGGCGGTGTCCCTCGCAGGCCTCGGACTGCTGGTGACCGGGCCGCTGGCCGGCCGGTGGCCGCTCTCGGCGGAGGACGGAGTCAACCGGGCACTGGCGGACCGGCGCGAGGCCGTCGCCACCGCGCTCTCGGACGGGATGTCCCTGCTGGCCGGCACCGAGAGCATCGTCGCTCTGACGCTCGTCGCCGTGCTGGCCCTGCTGCTCGTGCCCCGGATCGCCCGGTGGCGGGAGGCCGCGTTCCTGGCCGGGGCCGTGGCCGCGCAGTCCGCCGTATTCCTGCTCGTCACCCTCCTGGTGGGCCGCGCCCGGCCCGACGTACCGCACCTGGACGCGGCCCCGCCCACCTCCAGCTTCCCCTCCGGGCACGTCGGGGCGTCGACGGCGCTCTTCGGCGGGCTGGCCGTGCTCGCGGCAGGCCGGCTGCGCGGTGGGCGCCGCGGGCTGGTGGTGGGCATGCTCCTGCTGGTCCCGCTGGCCGTGGCGGCCTCCCGGGTCTACCGGGGCATGCACCACCCCTCGGACGTGGTGGCGGGGCTGCTCAACGGCGTGTGCACCCTGCTGGTGATGACGTACGCACTGCTCCGGTCGGCCCCCGGCGGCAGCACCCCCGCGGGCCTGCCCGCGCCCCGGACCCGCCCGGACGGCGCAGCTCCGGACCTCATGCCGGACGTGACCACGGGCAAAGCCCCGCAAGCTGCCGCCGTTCGCGCCGGGCCCCGCCGGGCCGTGGTGGTCCGCCATCCGCACGCCTGCGGTGACGGTACGGCCGCCCGGGTCCGGGCGCTGCTCCACCGTCACGGCTACCCCGGCACGGATCAGACGTGGACGGCAACCACCGCCGAGGAGCCCGCGGGCGCACTCGCCGCGCACGTCGCCGAGGCGGACACCGCCCTGGTGGTCGTCTGCGGGGGCGACGGCACGGTACGGGCCTGCGCCGACGTGCTGTCCGGCAGCGGGATCCCGCTGGCGATCGTCCCCTGCGGCACCGGCAACCTCCTCGCCCGGAATCTGCGGCTGCCCTCCGACCCGGACACCGCCCTGCGCGCGGCCCTGACCGGCACGGCCGTCGGGCTCGACGTGGGCCGGATCCACGGTGACGGCCTCGCACCGACCCGCTTCACGGTCATGGCCGGGGCGGGCTTCGACGCCGCGATGGTCCGGGACGCCTCCGCCCGGCTCAAACAGCGCCTGGGCTGGCCCGCGTACGTCCTCTCCGCCCTGCGCCACCTCGGCGATCCCCGCATGCGCCTGTCGGTCCGGCTCGACGGGGCCGCCCCGCTGGAGCGCCGGGCCCGCATGGTGGTCATCGGCAACGTCGGTTCCCTGCAGGGCGGGCTGCCCCTCCTGCCGGACGCCCGTCCCGACAGCGGCCGGCTGGAGGTGGTGCTCCTCGACCCGCGCGGCGTCGCGGGATGGCTCGCCGCGGCCGGACACCTCCTGGCCCGTTCGGGCTCCCGGGCAGCCGGGCAGCGCCCCGGCGCCCGCCCGGACCGGCGGGCGGCGGGCGGCGCGCTGGAGTACTTCAGCGCCGAACGGATCGAGCTTCGCTTCGCCCGCCCCCAGCCGCGCGAGCTCGACGGCGACGCCTTCGCCGCCGGTACCCGCCTGACCGCCCACGTCGAGCCGGGCGCGCTGCGCGTCTGCCTGCCCGGACGCGCCCCGGTCGGGCCGGCTGGTGCGACAGGGGTGACAGCGGTGACAGGGGCGGCCGAGCAGACAGGGGCGCCCGAGGAGACACAGCCCGCCGCCCGCGCAACCGCGCCGGGCATCCGGCCGGACGGGGTGCACTGA